CCTTCGTTCAGGGCGTCGAGCCCCGCCTGAGCCACCGCCGAGATATGGACGAAGACGTCTTGTCCGCCGTCGTCAGGTTGGATGAAACCGAAGCCTTTGGCCGTATTGAACCACTTGACCGTGCCGCTCGCCATTCGCCGTAACCTACCGAGATAGAAGTCTTCCGCCGCTTTTCCGTCGCGACGTCCGGCCAATCCACGCGACGAGCCGTGGCGACGTTGTAGCTGGCGAAAGGGACCAACACCAGCGCGAGTGACACGGGTCTCCAAACGGCTTATGGGGAGCGCCCTTTCGGGCACAGGTTGGAGTCGAGCTGCTCGTGAAGAGCGTCTGCATCTATTGCGGGTCCTCCCCGGGAACCGACCCCCGCTTCATGGAAGAGGCCGTCGCCGCCGGGACGCTGATCGCCCGCGAGGGTCTGACGCTGGTCTACGGCGGCGGGCGCGTGGGGCTGATGGGCGCCGTGGCCGACGCCGCGCTCGCAGCCGGCGGCAAGGTGGTGGGGGTGATGCCCGCCGACCTCGTCAGCCAGGAGATCGCCCACACCGGCCTCACCGAACTGGTGGTGGTCAACTCGATGCACGAGCGGAAGTGGCGGATGGCCGAGCTGTCCGACGGCTTCCTCTGCCTCCCGGGCGGCCCGGGCACCTTCGAGGAGATCTTCGAGCAGTGGACCTGGGCGCTGCTGGGCTTCCACGCCAAGCCCTGCGGGTTCGTGAACGTCAGCGGCTACTACGACCTGCTGCGCGCGACGATCCAGCAGATGGCCGACAACGGCTTCATCGCCCAGCAGTACGTCGACATGCTGGTCTACGCCGA
The Phenylobacterium zucineum HLK1 genome window above contains:
- a CDS encoding LOG family protein, with translation MKSVCIYCGSSPGTDPRFMEEAVAAGTLIAREGLTLVYGGGRVGLMGAVADAALAAGGKVVGVMPADLVSQEIAHTGLTELVVVNSMHERKWRMAELSDGFLCLPGGPGTFEEIFEQWTWALLGFHAKPCGFVNVSGYYDLLRATIQQMADNGFIAQQYVDMLVYADSTAEAIERFRAYVPPPPKWGVAPVEQRY